From the Entomomonas sp. E2T0 genome, one window contains:
- a CDS encoding HAD family hydrolase produces MKLALFDLDNTLLAGDSDHAWGDWLCKWGILDKAHYKAKNDEFYEKYQAGIMDVKEYLNFSLAILGKASIKQLHEWQLQFMQDTIEPMILKKGEELLEQHRKEGHKLVIITATNRFITEPIAKRLGVNNLIATECEMKDGHYTGRSTGVPCYQEGKVTRLNDWLKQNNADLEGSYFYSDSKNDLPLLSLVENPIAVDPDEELRKHAQTQGWSIISLRN; encoded by the coding sequence ATGAAACTAGCTTTATTTGATCTTGATAACACTCTTCTTGCTGGCGATAGTGATCATGCGTGGGGAGATTGGTTATGTAAATGGGGTATTCTCGATAAAGCTCATTACAAAGCAAAAAATGATGAGTTTTACGAAAAATACCAAGCTGGCATAATGGATGTTAAAGAGTATTTAAACTTTAGCCTAGCTATTTTAGGTAAAGCTTCCATTAAACAACTGCATGAGTGGCAGCTGCAGTTTATGCAAGACACGATTGAACCAATGATCTTAAAAAAAGGGGAAGAGCTTTTAGAACAGCATCGTAAGGAAGGTCATAAGTTAGTCATCATCACAGCAACTAACCGCTTTATCACTGAACCTATTGCTAAACGCCTTGGTGTAAATAACTTGATAGCTACTGAATGTGAAATGAAAGATGGCCATTATACAGGTAGATCTACAGGCGTTCCTTGTTATCAAGAAGGTAAAGTAACTCGCCTTAATGACTGGCTTAAACAAAATAATGCAGACCTTGAAGGTAGTTATTTTTATAGTGACTCTAAGAATGACCTACCTCTACTATCATTAGTGGAAAACCCTATTGCAGTAGATCCAGATGAGGAGTTAAGAAAGCATGCTCAAACACAAGGTTGGTCTATTATTTCTTTAAGAAACTAG
- a CDS encoding NADPH-dependent FMN reductase — MTTTYKVSVLVGSLRKGSYNRKLAEAMIKMAPPTLSLEIVEIGELPFYNEDIDNETPPASYTSFREKIRASDAILIVSPEYNRSVPAVLKNALDVGSRPYGKSVWNEKPTAVITASTGTIGGFGANHHIRQSLVFLNMPCMQQPETYLGGIADAFDEAGNLNERTHNFVKNIVEAYDKWVRRLLDLSL, encoded by the coding sequence ATGACAACAACTTATAAAGTTTCTGTTTTAGTGGGTAGTTTACGTAAAGGTTCTTATAATAGAAAATTAGCAGAAGCAATGATTAAAATGGCTCCACCCACACTATCTTTAGAGATTGTTGAAATTGGTGAATTACCCTTCTATAACGAAGATATAGATAATGAAACTCCTCCAGCTAGTTATACTAGTTTCCGCGAAAAAATCAGAGCATCTGATGCTATTTTAATCGTTAGCCCAGAATATAATCGCTCAGTGCCTGCTGTATTAAAAAATGCCTTAGATGTAGGTTCACGCCCTTATGGCAAAAGCGTTTGGAATGAAAAGCCAACAGCTGTTATTACTGCATCTACAGGAACTATTGGCGGTTTCGGAGCAAACCATCATATTCGTCAATCATTAGTTTTCTTAAATATGCCCTGTATGCAACAGCCTGAAACTTACCTTGGTGGTATAGCTGACGCTTTTGATGAAGCTGGTAATTTAAATGAACGTACCCACAACTTTGTGAAGAATATTGTGGAAGCCTACGATAAATGGGTAAGACGTTTACTCGATTTATCTCTTTAA